In one Halictus rubicundus isolate RS-2024b chromosome 14, iyHalRubi1_principal, whole genome shotgun sequence genomic region, the following are encoded:
- the Aglu2 gene encoding alpha glucosidase 2, which produces MKSAGYILIVLFATLTLASAEIQNPGWWKHMVFYQIYPKSFMDSNGDGIGDLKGITSKLQHFKDIGVGGIWLSPINKSPQVDNGYDISDFRDVDPMFGSVSDLKDLIDKAHELGLKVILDLVPNHTSDQHEWFSLSRNRTEGYEDYYVWHDGKMVNKNKTVPNNWVSVFNGSGWTWDDTRQQYYYHQFYKQQPDLNYNNTKVQQEMKDIITFWLDKGLDGFRIDAVPHIIEGDISLNEPLKSPGADPTLHASYIHNVTKDQPGTYDIIKSWRTHVDDYARTHNRSEIVLMTEAYTSLDDTIKYYNYGSNIPFNFKYITDANAKSSSEQFKKIAEDWIKAMPQDGTANWVMGNHDRERLPTRYPGKGDQMIMLEMILPGVAVTYYGEEIGMEDYTEGQIKDFRDGCRTPMQWDASNKAGFTSGDKTWLPVNPSYKTVNVQAQKNATKSHLKLYMDLIKLRKSPALMNGSVETFVLKNDVFIVKRKLQNETVALLINFNSTNSVTVDVTDIIGNSKSRVNLTDTTAKLEVNSIVKSSEFVIPPKASVILDNSSASTIGISVVSILLVAIISLFQS; this is translated from the exons ATGAAGAGCGCCGGCTACATCCTCATAGTACTGTTCGCGACGCTGACCCTGGCGTCCGCGGAAATTCAAAATCCAGGATGGTGGAAGCACATGGTTTTCTATCAAATTTACCCGAAGAGCTTCATGGACTCTAATGGCGATGGTATTGGAGACTTGAAAG GTATCACGTCCAAGTTACAACACTTCAAAGACATTGGTGTAGGAGGGATCTGGCTGTCACCAATTAACAAAAGCCCCCAGGTTGACAATGGTTATGATATCTCGGATTTCAGAGATGTTGACCCAATGTTTGGCAGTGTATCCGATCTTAAGGATCTTATAGATAAAGCTCATGAGCTTGGCCTAAAG GTTATTTTGGATCTCGTCCCTAATCATACATCTGATCAACACGAATGGTTTAGCCTAAGCAGAAATCGTACGGAAGGCTACGAGGATTATTATGTGTGGCATGACGGTAAAATGGTTAATAAGAATAAAACCGTACCTAATAACTGGGTTAGTGTTTTCAATGGCTCCGGTTGGACATGGGATGACACTCGACAGCAATATtactatcatcaattctataaGCAACAACCGGACTTAAATTACAATAATACAAAGGTCCAGCAAGAAATGAAG GACATAATCACATTTTGGCTGGACAAGGGTTTGGATGGATTCCGTATTGATGCTGTACCACACATAATAGAGGGAGATATTTCATTGAACGAGCCACTTAAGAGTCCAGGTGCCGATCCGACTCTTCATGCCTCTTACATTCATAATGTAACCAAAGATCAACCGGGAACTTACGACATAATAAAAAGCTGGCGGACACACGTCGATGATTACGCAAGGACACACAACCGTTCTGAAATC GTGTTAATGACGGAGGCGTACACGAGTCTAGACGACACGATTAAGTATTACAATTACGGGTCCAACATTCCGTTCAATTTCAAATACATAACTGATGCGAATGCGAAATCCAGTTCGGAGCAATTCAAAAAAATCGCGGAGGACTGGATAAAAGCTATGCCACAGGATGGTACTGCGAATTGGGTG ATGGGCAACCACGACAGGGAGCGTTTGCCGACTCGTTATCCAGGCAAGGGGGATCAGATGATCATGCTCGAGATGATTTTACCTGGTGTGGCAGTAACCTACTACGGCGAAGAAATCGGCATGGAAGACTACACCGAAGGCCAAATCAAAGATTTTCGCGATGGTTGCCGGACACCGATGCAGTGGGACGCCAGTAATAAAGCAG GTTTCACAAGCGGGGATAAAACCTGGCTTCCGGTGAATCCAAGCTACAAGACAGTCAACGTACAAgctcagaaaaatgccacgaaatcTCATCTCAAATTGTACATGGACCTAATCAAGTTACGAAAATCTCCTGCTCTGATGAACGGCAGCGTGGAGACTTTCGTGCTTAAAAATGACGTGTTTATTGTCAAACGGAAACTGCAGAACGAAACAGTCGCGCTGTTGATCAACTTCAACAGCACAAATAGCGTCACCGTCGACGTGACGGATATAATAGGGAACTCAAAGTCTCGGGTCAACCTCACCGACACGACTGCCAAGCTGGAGGTGAA CTCCATCGTGAAGTCCAGTGAGTTCGTTATTCCGCCAAAGGCATCTGTCATTTTGGATAACTCTTCAGCAAGTACAATTGGCATCTCTGTCGTTTCCATTTTGTTAGTAGCAATTATTTCGTTGTTCCAGTCATAA